The proteins below come from a single Papaver somniferum cultivar HN1 chromosome 11, ASM357369v1, whole genome shotgun sequence genomic window:
- the LOC113320383 gene encoding major latex protein 146-like — protein MAHHGISGLVGKLVIGLEVNCDADKYYQIFKHAEDVQKAVPHHYDSIKVINGDAKSSGCIKEWNFIHEGKTFHTVEETTHNDETRTLHHRIFEGDLMKDYKKFDLIIEANPKPTGNGCVVTWTIEYEKINQDSPAPIAYLPFCNQVIEDMNKHLCDSE, from the exons ATGGCTCATCATGGTATTTCCGGTCTAGTTGGGAAGCTTGTAATTGGATTGGAGGTCAATTGCGATGCTGATAAATATTATCAAATTTTTAAGCACGCAGAAGATGTACAAAAGGCAGTTCCTCATCATTACGATAGCATCAAAGTTATTAATGGAGATGCAAAGAGTTCCGGCTGTATCAAGGAATGGAACTTCATTCATG AGGGTAAAACGTTTCATACAGTAGAGGAAACAACACATAATGATGAAACAAGAACGTTACATCACCGTATATTTGAAGGAgacttgatgaaggattacaAGAAGTTTGATTTGATAATCGAAGCCAATCCAAAGCCTACTGGAAATGGATGCGTTGTTACATGGACTATTGAGTATGAGAAAATCAACCAAGATTCTCCAGCTCCCATTGCTTATCTACCTTTCTGCAATCAGGTCATCGAAGACATGAACAAGCACCTATGCGACTCTGAATGA